DNA sequence from the Vicia villosa cultivar HV-30 ecotype Madison, WI linkage group LG3, Vvil1.0, whole genome shotgun sequence genome:
AATCATAATACAGAAATGAGAGATTCCTAGGTGCAATGTCTAATCTGTTGACTAGAAATATGATGCCAAGCAGACAACAAGATTCCTGAAACCAATGAATTAAAAGAAACCTaaataggttttcaaaaattggtCATGAAAAACTAAGACGAGATGCTTACATTCCAAATTAATCATGCAAGCTGAGTAAGACCAGAAAAAGTAGAAATGTAGAATACATAATAGCTAACTGACACAAGTAATTAAAGATTGAAAAACCTTTAGAGTATTAACTTGATCCTCTAGTTCTCGTGGCCCAATTCCATCACAACCCCTGTAAATTAGACCCACCATGTATCATTATTTCATTTCATATACATGATAAAAAGTAACCCAGTAAATACCAAACAAACAGATTAGATATTTACTTCCACCGTATATGGTTCTTTGAAGTTTTCTCTATCAATCCTATTCCTTCAAGAACATTTGTAATGTCATAAATTCTCCTTTTTTGAACCTGAAAAGATGGATGTTAAACTCATTATTATAAAAATGAAGTGAACCAATGTGATACATATATTATTAAAGCACGGGTAGGTCAAGCGCAAAATCTGTCCAGCGAACAGGAACCATCAGTCGTATATACAATGAAAGACAAATTGTATACCTCTAAGACCTCAGCAGTTTTATTTAGATCAAGGGTACCATCCTTAGCATTTTGGATCAAGCTGACAAATTTCTTGGTTAACAATCCTGCAAGCATAATTGTTTAAATCAAGGGTACATGATTAATTGTTTGTCATACAAAGAGCCAAATTAACGAAGACACACGCTTAAAAGAGCATGACAGAGGAATGCAGACAGTTGGAGCAAGTACAAAGTATACTCAAGGAGAAAAGATCACTCTGAGTATGGACATACCTAAGGAACTGTCATAACGACAGTTGTTTACTGCCGCTGCATTGGCTGACTCTGATATGAAAAGTCCacccaacaaaaaaaaaaaacgtgaGAATTGAGTCACTACTAATATGCAAATCAATGCACAATTTAACTTATTCATACCGACATTACGAAAAACTAAGTTACCTCCATTTGTCATCTGAGCCGCTGCAGATTTTgaatttcttgaaacttttgatttACCATTATGCTTTCCTCTTTGATTGGTTTCAatttgaagaagaggaggaagatTAACCGTATTACTCTGAGTAGGAAACACTTCAACATTACTAGCATGCAAGTTAACATTATTGATTCCGTTTCTTTGACTCAACTGCACAGATAGTTCAATTGAAAGTAAACAATTAAAGCAAGAGAAAGTATAGTAATTAAATGAACTAATATCTGTCATATACTCACTCTACATTCAAACATTCATTAAACCTCAATCAAACACTATAACAGTCATCTAAGCGGAAAACATAATTCAAATCTAACCGATCGATTTGTATAACATCGAACAAAAGAAACATTAAAAAAACTCTAAAATTCGTATAAATGATCGATTCAATGATCTCAAcctatgtagcaccgacacctctggAAAAAAAGTGTGTCCATGACAGTGTCGGACACCAGCACAAacacttgtgattacgtttaatctattcattttctcaaattattaccGGTGTCACCGTGTCAGTGTTAGTGACGTGTTCGGAGTGTTCGTGCTTCATAGATCTCAACTGAGCCTAGAAAGGTTTTAACCTATATAGCACGAACACTTCTGAAAAGGTGTGTCAGTGTATGAAACTAacaccgacacttgtgattatgattaatttattcattttttcaaattattactagCTTCAACGTGTCAGTGTCGTGTTCTCGTGTTTtagtgtccgtgcttcataacTTCTAACAATCCGTATACATGAATGAATGAATTTCCACTTCAAATTCAGGTTATGTACCCTAATAAGCATGTGTGATCCTATTTTATAATtcataacaataataatgataattggaCCAAAAATTGACATAAAATTAATAGAGTAAGAATTAGTTATGATAATGAACAATAAATTCAGAATTTAGAGAATATATGAACCGATCTTGAGATTTAATGAATTAAATTGATGAATAATATTCACAGTGCATGTGATGTaagaatgaattaaaaaaaatgaagaactTACGGGAAGCATAGGAGTATAAGGATTCACATGAGAAGGGTTAGGGGAATGCAATAAATCGAATTTGAATGGTGAGAAATGGTGAATTTGATCTTCCCCTGGTGTCGACATGAATGAAATGATgaaattgaatggaagatgaatgaatgatgaagaaaatggaagaagtagaagaagaagaagaagagagagagagtgagggtTTAGTTTAGCGGCAGAGAATTGGATTGAATTTGAGGGGGAAGAATGAAAGAAGAGTGAGGTGAAATTGTGGAGATGGAAATAACGTAAACAAAGTGTGATGTGATTTGATTCTCTCTTAATGGAAGTGAAGTGTGATGATGTGTTGGCAAACGAGGCCGCCAATGCTAAACAAACAGAAGAAGCGGTGGTGTATTCAGTTCGAATGCGTACGCTACCCCgccttttgtttttgctttttctcTCTTAATGGGCCCAGACCTGGGCTTTTTTTACCTTCTGGGCCTCACTTTTCTTTTATGAAAATTTATCCTGCCACCTCTAAAATTTGACGTGGCACCCCACAATTGCAGTGCTTTTAGCATATTATTCTTTGGTAATTTTTACTTAAATGGTGTCTTTTCCggattttttagaaaatttttatgattttttatcgtatttttcaaagaaattgaattttatcggatttttaaaaaattttataagtttttagaaaaatatttataaggTCTATGAATTTTTACcgaattaatttttcaaaaatctatgagtttttatcggatttttcaaaaatctaataaaattaattttagttattttttacttataaaaaatgaactataaaattttaaaaaagttcaaatttttttaaaatattcaaatttttagAATATATTACCGAATTTTTTAATTGCACTATTGaatttttcatttgctttttttaaataatattaatttgaaCAATATAAAAATACGTGGGGTGTTAGATTAAACTTTAAGGATGACAAGATAAATGCTCCATTCTAGGATGTGTATAGAGTTTTATTTTATGAAAGTTTTAAAGAAATACTAACtttgaataatatatttatacataGAATGGATAAAAGAAACTCCGTAAACCATATATGGGAAATGGAAAGAAGATTCTTATATTTTGATTTTCGTTGCTTTCCAAACTAAATTCATGCACATTCTATGTTTAATGTGCCTTTGAAATGGATCAAATCCATTgttttgtatattttattttttatcctcAAATAGAATAGGTATAGTGGGTAAGAAATTGAATTTGTTCAAAATaaacatttataattaaaatagagaaaatttaattaaatttgaataGATTTAAGGGCTTCTTTCGACTTTTAAAAAAGTAGATTTATTAAAACACTAATTAGAACATAGTCGAAAtctaatattttcaaaaagatgtatcttaaaaatgattttaatgaaaagttattcaaagtaattttaaatttaattgatattttaaaatgttgatatctaaaaaaattataatgaaaaTGATATTTCTTGCCAGAACTCgtccccgaaccggactaaaccggtggtataaagccaaaaaaaatgatatttttagaataacattttccaaaaaattatttaaaccaatttcttatttaaaattttataaaaagtttgtaaatttttttaatcaaaaatatgtaacattataaaaatcattaaaaaaaagatGTTGAAACTAACATGCTATAAGAAAAAAAACttaacattaatttaatttttatctcaaaactttgtaagcaaaataaaatataattaattgagtTTCTTAAGATCTATTTGATAGATATGATATGATAATCGAATCATATTTTATTCATCTCAATTTAGTGTTTGGTAAAATAACGATATACATAAGTTAATCTTGAAACTATAATAATACCATTGTACATGCTCAACAACTTTCATTCTTTCTTGCATGTTCCTTTATCCATTTACTCCGACTCTACTTATGACCTTCACAATTATAACTATTTTGAATTTAATCTTTTTTTCAAGTGTCACGACTCCATCCAACATTTTCTAACACTTAAGGTTTACTAGAAATAAACAGTCGAGCATTGTTGTGACAccaatcatcaacaaaaattATCATGCATATTAAAACACGAAGCCAAAtcctcaaataaaaaaaatccaatgagCGTAAGTACAAATTATCATAAAAAGTCTTTACAGACATAAAGCTACTATTATTCACCTAAGTTACAAGTGACAAATTCAATTATTTGGGACTAGGCAATAAACTAGGCAACGATAGCGTCATAGGGGTCCTTCTAAGAATCTATGCTCCTATCTGCGAGGGGTCTTAAACCATTTCATTGCGGCTCCGGCCAAGGTTAGTGCAAAGAACTTGAACTTGACCGCCCTCTGGGCGTGGTA
Encoded proteins:
- the LOC131654888 gene encoding transcription factor E2FC-like; amino-acid sequence: MSTPGEDQIHHFSPFKFDLLHSPNPSHVNPYTPMLPLSQRNGINNVNLHASNVEVFPTQSNTVNLPPLLQIETNQRGKHNGKSKVSRNSKSAAAQMTNGESANAAAVNNCRYDSSLGLLTKKFVSLIQNAKDGTLDLNKTAEVLEVQKRRIYDITNVLEGIGLIEKTSKNHIRWKGCDGIGPRELEDQVNTLKAEVESLYAEEFKLEECISERKELLRNLEEGENTGKYLFLTKEDILTLPCFQNKQLIAVKAPKASFIEVPDPDEELGFHQRQYRMIIRSATGPINLYLLNKHDHKLEDVSVQPEESMDPSWSSNHCRTERVGLSESNGYQKNPSGSLSSHGSEAFGIQQITPMNLDVDGDYWFQSDPEVGLTQLWG